The Acidobacteriota bacterium genome has a segment encoding these proteins:
- a CDS encoding VOC family protein yields the protein MAAAWFGLEADAAKQAASPEAPPSTARCILSLQLQAPDLAAQARFYSDVMGLRVESDAKSVRVHAGGTRMHLTQAPAGQQPVYHVAWAIPAYLLPEAKAWLAGYP from the coding sequence TTGGCGGCGGCCTGGTTCGGACTCGAGGCAGACGCGGCGAAGCAGGCCGCTTCGCCGGAGGCTCCGCCGTCCACCGCGCGGTGCATCCTGTCGCTCCAGCTACAGGCGCCGGACTTGGCCGCCCAGGCACGCTTCTACAGCGATGTGATGGGCCTGCGGGTGGAGAGCGATGCGAAGTCCGTGCGGGTGCATGCCGGCGGCACCCGCATGCACCTCACCCAGGCACCGGCCGGGCAACAGCCGGTCTACCACGTAGCCTGGGCGATTCCCGCCTACCTCTTGCCCGAGGCCAAGGCGTGGCTGGCCGGATACCCCTAG
- a CDS encoding tyrosine-protein phosphatase — translation MGRMILILALMLVALPVAAQEPARPADWAEPMELDGVPNLHRVSDRLYRSAQPSAEGMKNLREMGVETVVNLRSFSSDRDEIGDTGLGYEHIYMKAWHPERKEVVRFLTIVTSPRRTPVLVHCRHGADRTGTMVALYRIAVEGWSKEKALQEMTQGGYGFHKVWNNLPRWIRNLDIESIQQEVGIEPGPPRSAPVSSAEDLVGTRKIDLRPTP, via the coding sequence ATGGGACGAATGATCTTGATCCTGGCCTTGATGCTCGTGGCCCTGCCGGTGGCCGCTCAGGAACCGGCGCGACCGGCGGACTGGGCGGAGCCGATGGAGCTCGACGGAGTGCCCAACCTTCACCGGGTCAGCGATCGTCTGTACCGCAGTGCACAGCCTTCCGCCGAGGGCATGAAAAACCTGCGGGAGATGGGCGTTGAGACGGTGGTGAACCTGCGCTCGTTCAGTTCGGATCGCGACGAGATCGGGGACACGGGACTCGGCTACGAACACATCTACATGAAGGCGTGGCACCCGGAGCGGAAAGAGGTGGTCCGTTTTCTGACCATCGTGACCAGTCCCCGGCGCACACCGGTGCTAGTCCACTGCCGCCACGGTGCCGACCGCACCGGCACGATGGTGGCCCTGTACCGGATCGCGGTCGAGGGCTGGAGCAAAGAGAAAGCCCTACAGGAAATGACCCAGGGCGGCTACGGCTTCCACAAGGTGTGGAACAACCTTCCGCGCTGGATCCGCAATCTGGACATCGAGTCCATCCAGCAGGAGGTTGGGATCGAGCCCGGTCCGCCGAGGTCCGCCCCGGTTTCGAGTGCGGAAGACCTGGTGGGCACCAGGAAGATCGACCTTCGCCCCACCCCCTGA
- a CDS encoding DUF4430 domain-containing protein: MRRLPSHRHPWVYLVNDQNSNVGFGVYRLSAGDVVVWQYMHISSGLRQATDPDAKAKAPAGVELLEWLGLGQRTMA, encoded by the coding sequence ATGAGACGTCTTCCTTCACATCGCCACCCCTGGGTCTACCTGGTCAACGACCAAAACTCGAACGTCGGTTTCGGCGTCTACCGACTGTCCGCCGGGGATGTCGTAGTCTGGCAATACATGCACATCAGCAGTGGCCTCCGCCAGGCGACCGATCCAGACGCCAAGGCGAAAGCACCGGCCGGGGTCGAACTCCTCGAGTGGCTCGGCCTCGGCCAGCGGACGATGGCCTGA
- a CDS encoding ABC transporter ATP-binding protein produces MAEVLTFEKRSVGAAARAVREGRGSPVRLSRRSATPGRERWEIEGFAGRPGVLALVSELVARHEGVKEATANPVTARLLVRFDERIRSRQVAEAVRSAVRTAMKRLAAVVGAEGGSGHEPAAPVGTVAKLAAAALVVPAALLMAANASGPVLLGAAVAATAVTGVVAWRRQAAARSSPTRGVLRRLYEHARPHHRQFYLAAASSVLKKIFDLAPPILIGLAVDLVSNRGSVVLAGLGIAGAVPQLLTLAGVSIAIFVLESAFEVAYKRLWRDLAQRIQHDLRVQTYEHLQAMRLGDLLDENAGDLATVLSDNINDLETFLNEGAHDLFEMTTNVAVVALIFFFVSSKVAWVALLPIPLIVWVTLRYHRQIGPLYARIKEQAGVVSGQLVANVSGMSVIRSFTAEDNERDRIQAISQEYLERNRPAIRLYSLFEPGIRMPVLAAFSGVLVVGGLLGLAGTLTVGQYALTLYLIQRFLFPFAFLGEAVDLYQRAMASMARVFAVLDRPIDVDTGDRALAVSEVAGEVIFDRVTFAYSGRDPVLADFDLHVPAASTIAIVGTTGAGKTTLARLLLRFYSPDSGRISIDGLDIRSVRVRDLRQAIGLVSQEIFLFDGTIRDNIAYGTFDAPLDAIQNAARLAEAEEFIEQLPQRYDTLVGERGMHLSGGQRQRLCLARAIVKDPPILVLDEATAFVDNETEAAIQRSLEKISVGRTTIIIAHRLSTVRSADLIYVMGSNGRILETGRHDELIQMGGPYSSLWRVQTGNG; encoded by the coding sequence GTGGCTGAGGTCCTGACTTTCGAGAAACGCTCCGTTGGAGCGGCCGCCAGGGCGGTCCGCGAGGGCCGCGGCTCGCCCGTCCGGCTGTCGCGGCGCTCAGCAACCCCGGGCCGCGAGCGATGGGAGATCGAAGGCTTCGCCGGTAGGCCGGGGGTGTTGGCTCTGGTCTCGGAATTGGTGGCCCGGCACGAGGGTGTGAAGGAGGCCACGGCGAACCCGGTCACCGCCCGGTTGCTGGTCCGGTTCGACGAGAGGATCCGCAGCCGGCAGGTGGCGGAGGCGGTACGGTCGGCGGTGAGAACCGCAATGAAACGCCTGGCGGCGGTCGTCGGCGCGGAGGGCGGGTCCGGACACGAGCCGGCGGCGCCGGTCGGCACGGTCGCCAAGCTGGCCGCGGCGGCCTTGGTGGTGCCAGCGGCGCTGCTGATGGCGGCGAACGCCTCCGGACCGGTGCTCCTCGGTGCCGCGGTCGCGGCCACCGCCGTCACCGGAGTCGTGGCCTGGCGCCGCCAGGCAGCGGCAAGATCGTCGCCGACGCGCGGGGTCCTCCGCCGCCTCTACGAGCATGCGAGGCCGCACCACCGTCAGTTCTACCTGGCTGCAGCGAGTTCAGTCCTCAAGAAAATCTTCGACCTCGCTCCGCCGATCCTGATTGGCCTCGCCGTCGATCTCGTCTCCAACCGGGGCTCGGTCGTCCTGGCGGGCCTCGGCATCGCCGGGGCTGTGCCCCAATTGCTGACTCTGGCGGGCGTGTCGATTGCCATTTTCGTTCTAGAGTCGGCGTTCGAGGTGGCCTACAAGCGGCTGTGGCGAGACCTCGCCCAGAGGATCCAGCACGACCTCCGCGTCCAAACCTATGAACATCTCCAAGCGATGCGCCTGGGCGACCTGCTGGACGAGAATGCCGGAGACCTGGCGACCGTCCTCAGCGACAACATCAACGATCTCGAGACCTTCCTCAACGAGGGCGCTCACGATCTTTTCGAGATGACGACCAATGTCGCCGTCGTCGCCCTGATTTTCTTCTTCGTCTCGAGCAAGGTGGCGTGGGTCGCTCTGTTGCCGATCCCGCTGATCGTCTGGGTCACCCTGCGGTATCACCGCCAGATCGGTCCGCTCTACGCACGGATCAAGGAGCAGGCGGGAGTCGTCAGCGGTCAGCTCGTCGCTAACGTCAGCGGCATGTCGGTCATCCGCAGCTTCACCGCCGAGGACAACGAGAGAGACCGGATTCAGGCCATCAGCCAGGAGTACCTGGAACGCAATCGGCCGGCAATCCGGCTCTACTCGCTCTTCGAGCCCGGTATTCGGATGCCGGTTCTGGCCGCGTTCTCCGGCGTTCTCGTCGTCGGCGGTCTGCTCGGCCTCGCGGGCACATTGACGGTGGGCCAGTATGCCCTCACCCTCTACCTGATCCAACGCTTCCTCTTCCCCTTCGCCTTCCTCGGCGAAGCCGTCGATCTCTACCAGCGGGCGATGGCGAGCATGGCGAGGGTGTTCGCCGTGCTGGACCGGCCGATCGACGTCGACACCGGGGATCGTGCTCTGGCCGTTTCAGAGGTTGCGGGCGAGGTGATCTTCGATCGCGTCACCTTCGCCTATAGCGGGAGAGACCCAGTCCTCGCCGACTTCGACCTGCATGTTCCGGCTGCCAGCACGATCGCCATCGTCGGCACCACCGGCGCCGGCAAGACCACCTTGGCGAGGCTGCTGCTGCGCTTCTATTCTCCGGATTCGGGGAGGATTTCGATCGACGGACTCGACATTCGCAGCGTGCGGGTCCGCGACCTGCGGCAGGCGATCGGGCTGGTCAGCCAGGAGATCTTCCTGTTCGATGGCACGATCCGGGACAACATCGCCTACGGTACTTTCGATGCTCCTCTGGATGCCATCCAGAACGCTGCTCGCCTGGCGGAGGCGGAGGAGTTCATCGAACAACTACCCCAGCGCTACGACACCCTCGTCGGCGAGCGGGGCATGCACCTTTCGGGCGGGCAACGCCAGCGGCTCTGCCTGGCCCGCGCCATCGTCAAGGACCCTCCGATCCTGGTGCTCGATGAAGCGACCGCCTTCGTCGACAACGAGACGGAGGCGGCGATCCAGCGCTCGCTAGAGAAGATCTCCGTCGGTCGCACGACGATCATCATCGCCCATCGGTTGTCCACCGTGCGGAGCGCGGATCTCATCTACGTGATGGGCAGCAATGGCAGGATCCTCGAGACCGGACGACACGACGAGCTGATCCAAATGGGCGGCCCCTACTCCTCCCTGTGGAGGGTGCAGACGGGCAACGGGTAG
- a CDS encoding DUF5132 domain-containing protein has product MWQQATAFLLGVVAAPVAGGILRPLTRELIKGVILTSQQVKKVAHEVREDLEDLTAEAAADISEAPAKPKGRRK; this is encoded by the coding sequence ATGTGGCAACAAGCGACAGCGTTTTTACTGGGAGTGGTGGCGGCGCCGGTGGCGGGAGGGATCTTGCGCCCGCTCACCAGGGAGTTGATCAAAGGGGTGATCCTCACTAGCCAGCAGGTCAAAAAGGTCGCCCACGAGGTGCGGGAGGATCTCGAAGACCTCACCGCCGAGGCTGCCGCCGACATCTCGGAGGCACCGGCCAAGCCCAAAGGGCGGCGGAAGTGA
- a CDS encoding CaiB/BaiF CoA-transferase family protein, translated as MTATAKDSSRGGERRPLEGLQVVEFAHAIMGPACGLVLADLGASVTHVEVPSGDPTRRLAGGGKVYFSLYNRNKRSLAVDLKRGAGREIVRKLVQRSDVVVENLGPGTMERAGLGERELRGLNPELIYCSLKGFLSGPYQDRHAMDEAVQMMSGLAYMTGPPGRPLRAGTSVIDLTAALFGVIGVLAALLDRPRRGGGQAFRASLFETAVFLMGQHVAASSLSEAPVDPMPARVPTWSVYQLFGTADDEPIFIGIVSDRHWQRFCRAFGREDLGRDPRLATNRLRVQAREWLIPQIAALVGGLPASEVTRRCEAAGIPFAPVATPGDLLDDPQLRQPARLLPVEVDGGLARAPTLPIEGEAFGCASGLQPPEVGEHTVEILKELGYPELQIGELISQGVLGEPVKA; from the coding sequence ATGACCGCCACGGCCAAAGACTCCTCACGCGGCGGCGAGCGGCGGCCGCTAGAGGGCCTGCAGGTGGTCGAGTTTGCCCACGCCATCATGGGTCCGGCCTGCGGGCTGGTGCTGGCCGACCTGGGAGCGAGCGTGACCCATGTAGAAGTGCCTTCCGGCGACCCCACCCGCCGGCTTGCCGGCGGCGGCAAGGTCTACTTTTCCCTCTACAACCGCAACAAGCGGAGCCTCGCCGTCGATCTGAAGCGGGGGGCGGGCCGTGAGATTGTCCGCAAGCTGGTGCAGCGATCGGACGTCGTCGTCGAGAACCTCGGACCCGGCACGATGGAGCGTGCGGGCCTGGGCGAGCGCGAGCTGCGCGGCCTGAACCCGGAGTTGATCTATTGCTCCTTGAAGGGCTTCTTGAGCGGCCCCTACCAGGACCGCCACGCGATGGACGAGGCGGTTCAGATGATGAGCGGCTTGGCGTACATGACCGGGCCGCCGGGCCGTCCGCTACGCGCTGGAACCTCGGTCATCGACCTCACGGCCGCCCTGTTCGGCGTCATCGGCGTCCTGGCCGCTCTGCTCGACCGCCCGCGCCGCGGCGGGGGCCAGGCTTTCCGGGCCTCGCTCTTCGAGACCGCGGTTTTCCTCATGGGGCAGCACGTCGCCGCCTCCTCGCTGTCGGAGGCGCCGGTCGACCCGATGCCGGCACGGGTGCCCACCTGGTCGGTGTACCAGCTCTTCGGTACCGCGGACGACGAGCCGATCTTCATCGGTATCGTCAGCGACCGTCATTGGCAGCGGTTCTGTCGGGCGTTCGGCCGGGAGGATCTGGGCCGGGACCCTCGGCTCGCCACCAACCGGTTGAGGGTCCAAGCGCGCGAATGGTTGATCCCGCAGATCGCGGCCTTGGTCGGTGGGCTGCCGGCCTCCGAGGTCACCCGCCGGTGCGAGGCCGCCGGTATCCCGTTCGCTCCGGTGGCGACCCCGGGGGACCTGCTCGACGACCCTCAGCTTCGGCAGCCCGCGCGCCTGTTGCCGGTCGAGGTGGACGGCGGCCTCGCCCGCGCCCCAACCCTGCCGATCGAGGGCGAGGCCTTCGGTTGTGCCTCCGGGCTCCAGCCGCCGGAGGTCGGTGAACACACGGTTGAGATCCTGAAAGAGCTCGGGTACCCCGAGTTGCAAATCGGCGAACTGATTTCCCAGGGCGTCCTGGGCGAACCGGTGAAGGCATGA
- a CDS encoding ATP-grasp domain-containing protein: MEPPLLPIEPVAVLHQALRPPLIGGVAKPKKPGGYRDSSADIAFGLAERGIRVVTPVERPNPDHDDDWSFPDTAAGIDQAVTLGARTLWANTVLYSTHPLAEVRLRLVAQRPADVERYDDKVTTNGLLERRGCPVPKSLVVEGAGVSDGDWVERLRRALHAREMEFPLVAKPIRGRGSEGVSKVESLAELRSAVETLCAARSRHDGVEIPRYGDAVLVEEFLPGRELTVTVMPPGSYSIAGSEVVRDSHWALGPVERFSHRDGIAPYSGVVAVAANSRLLDAEELADESVRRNQRHCESAARAIDARAPIRIDCREDRDGAIKLFDLNMKPNMTGAGRPGRDDQNGLSSIAAHTVGWNYRDLLVNMLRQAWTAEPTPQDRR, translated from the coding sequence ATGGAGCCGCCCTTGCTACCCATTGAGCCTGTGGCCGTCCTGCACCAGGCGCTGAGGCCACCGCTGATCGGCGGTGTCGCGAAACCGAAGAAGCCCGGGGGCTACCGGGACAGTAGCGCGGACATCGCGTTCGGGCTCGCCGAGCGCGGGATCCGCGTAGTGACGCCGGTGGAACGGCCGAATCCCGACCACGACGACGATTGGTCCTTTCCCGACACCGCCGCAGGGATCGACCAGGCGGTGACCCTCGGCGCGCGGACTCTGTGGGCGAACACCGTTCTGTACTCGACACACCCACTGGCAGAAGTCCGGCTCCGGTTGGTGGCACAACGGCCGGCGGACGTCGAGCGCTACGACGACAAGGTCACGACCAACGGCCTGCTCGAGCGTCGGGGCTGTCCGGTTCCGAAATCTCTGGTGGTTGAGGGTGCGGGAGTCTCCGACGGCGATTGGGTGGAGCGGCTCCGGCGGGCCCTGCACGCGCGGGAGATGGAGTTTCCGCTGGTGGCGAAGCCGATCCGCGGCCGGGGCAGCGAGGGCGTCAGCAAAGTCGAGTCCCTGGCCGAGCTGCGCTCGGCGGTCGAAACCCTGTGCGCCGCCAGGAGCCGCCATGATGGGGTCGAGATTCCGCGCTACGGGGATGCCGTATTGGTCGAGGAGTTCTTGCCCGGGCGGGAGCTGACGGTGACGGTGATGCCTCCCGGAAGCTACTCGATCGCAGGCTCCGAGGTTGTTCGCGACTCTCACTGGGCCCTGGGTCCGGTCGAGAGATTCAGTCACCGGGACGGCATCGCGCCGTACAGCGGCGTCGTCGCCGTGGCCGCCAACAGCCGGCTCCTCGACGCCGAGGAGCTGGCCGACGAAAGCGTGCGGCGGAATCAGCGCCACTGTGAGTCGGCGGCGCGCGCGATCGATGCTCGGGCGCCGATCCGGATCGACTGTCGGGAAGACCGGGACGGCGCGATAAAGCTCTTCGACCTCAACATGAAACCGAACATGACGGGTGCGGGCCGCCCGGGTCGCGACGATCAGAACGGGCTGAGTTCGATTGCCGCCCATACCGTCGGCTGGAACTACCGGGACCTTTTGGTCAACATGCTGCGCCAGGCGTGGACCGCGGAGCCAACCCCGCAGGATCGACGATGA
- a CDS encoding TauD/TfdA family dioxygenase has translation MKVRSIPTADCQSYDDYLRQRETVRRLLETRGYVLIQAWDAELETLEAIAGVLGVTQYHVRAGERGVVGEGEARFGSWRSHGGEYQGTTEESFPPHTDGSFLLGLFPENGVMRSVRPPKLILLQCVQAAAEGGTNTLVDGQEVVSSLLEREPEMLRTLMSAGCVAFCRDDQLAVGGPVYSQRRPGALGMRFRFDRATYVAPWAYQAVERLHVGYHQNAEYTQRVHLAPGQILIVDNLRVLHGRDAFRCGDGSVRKYRRIWIADEGEEFLSPLSREEVPRALEPYRAYERLLRPPNPDAMELQLGIKLEPHQERLLESLTSSRDSTHGAALATH, from the coding sequence ATGAAAGTCCGCTCCATTCCCACGGCAGATTGTCAGTCCTACGACGACTATCTACGTCAGCGCGAGACGGTCCGACGACTGCTGGAGACGAGAGGCTACGTCCTCATCCAGGCCTGGGACGCAGAGCTGGAAACCCTGGAGGCGATCGCCGGCGTTTTGGGGGTGACCCAGTACCACGTTCGAGCCGGCGAGCGCGGCGTCGTCGGGGAGGGCGAGGCGCGTTTCGGGAGCTGGCGGTCCCACGGCGGGGAATACCAGGGAACCACGGAGGAGAGCTTCCCGCCCCACACTGATGGTTCCTTCTTGCTCGGACTGTTTCCCGAAAACGGCGTCATGAGGTCGGTGCGGCCGCCCAAACTCATCTTGCTCCAGTGTGTGCAGGCGGCAGCGGAGGGAGGAACCAATACCCTGGTGGACGGTCAGGAAGTCGTCTCGAGCCTCTTGGAGCGCGAGCCGGAGATGCTGAGGACGCTGATGTCGGCAGGTTGCGTCGCCTTCTGCCGCGACGATCAGCTAGCCGTGGGCGGACCGGTGTACTCGCAGCGCCGACCGGGCGCTCTCGGTATGCGTTTTCGCTTCGACCGGGCCACCTACGTCGCGCCCTGGGCCTACCAGGCGGTCGAGAGGCTCCATGTCGGCTATCATCAGAATGCAGAGTACACGCAGCGAGTCCATCTGGCTCCGGGCCAGATCCTGATTGTGGACAACCTCCGGGTCCTCCATGGCCGGGACGCTTTCCGCTGCGGCGACGGAAGCGTTCGGAAGTACCGGCGGATCTGGATCGCGGACGAGGGCGAGGAGTTTCTGTCGCCACTTTCGCGAGAGGAGGTGCCGCGCGCCCTGGAGCCCTATCGAGCGTATGAGAGGTTGCTCCGGCCGCCCAACCCGGACGCGATGGAACTCCAGCTCGGCATCAAGCTCGAGCCTCACCAGGAGCGACTCCTCGAGAGCCTGACGTCGAGTCGAGATTCGACCCATGGAGCCGCCCTTGCTACCCATTGA
- the rraA gene encoding ribonuclease E activity regulator RraA: MSLEGTPLDFATTDLCDQFPRRVQPADPIFGDYGGLPTFAGEMTTVKVLEDNVLVRRLLESDGRGRVLIVDGMASLACALLGDRLGGLAAENGWCGIVLNGCIRDSAQLGKIPIGIRALAAHPRKSGKQGLGDVGVPVAFAGVVFQPGHFVYADQDGLLVAAERLH, from the coding sequence ATGTCTTTGGAGGGTACTCCTCTCGATTTCGCCACGACGGATCTCTGCGACCAATTCCCCCGCCGGGTTCAGCCCGCCGATCCGATCTTTGGAGACTACGGTGGCCTCCCCACCTTCGCCGGCGAGATGACGACCGTGAAGGTGCTGGAGGACAACGTTCTGGTCCGCCGACTGCTCGAGAGCGACGGCCGCGGGCGGGTCCTGATCGTGGACGGCATGGCATCCCTCGCCTGTGCCCTTCTCGGCGACCGGCTCGGCGGTCTAGCGGCGGAGAACGGCTGGTGCGGGATCGTGTTGAACGGATGTATCCGCGACTCCGCCCAACTCGGGAAGATTCCCATCGGCATCCGGGCGCTCGCCGCCCATCCCCGCAAGAGCGGCAAGCAGGGCCTAGGAGATGTCGGAGTACCGGTGGCCTTCGCAGGAGTGGTCTTCCAGCCTGGCCACTTCGTGTACGCCGACCAGGACGGTCTTCTGGTTGCCGCTGAAAGACTGCACTAG
- a CDS encoding LamG domain-containing protein gives MASTHRTGPPTAAFTIACCMACWLIPGTASQADSLAFFANAPNQHDYGLLTAMPPDFGDGEFTFELWIQPDASFPVGNCAGAGQLTHWCAADHPPYSSGGWWFEGNFLLDGHNNASFQDGTMSLQFYGGGRVRWLFGDGANAGPGGHWSIGAFPASDTPSLLTGTWHHLTLVRRFVPISAARLELFIDGVLIASEESSLRTDMTIWWSGWSGFPSGQEGWFFGAEKQAAIGVLSQYEDFKGLVDEMRFWTRAKTAAEVAGTWSSAVDGTEPGLVGWFPFEEGGGTTACDALAPTRCLSLLQPQPGIWSAEGFPVGLLFADGFESGELGS, from the coding sequence ATGGCTTCGACGCACCGAACAGGACCACCCACCGCGGCCTTCACCATCGCCTGCTGTATGGCCTGCTGGCTGATCCCAGGCACGGCGAGCCAGGCGGACAGCCTGGCATTCTTCGCCAACGCACCGAACCAGCACGACTACGGCCTACTGACCGCCATGCCGCCGGACTTTGGCGACGGCGAATTCACCTTCGAACTGTGGATCCAGCCGGATGCGAGCTTCCCGGTGGGCAACTGCGCCGGAGCGGGCCAGCTCACCCACTGGTGCGCTGCCGACCATCCGCCGTATTCGAGCGGCGGTTGGTGGTTTGAGGGCAACTTCCTCCTCGACGGCCACAACAACGCTTCGTTCCAGGACGGCACCATGAGCCTCCAGTTCTACGGCGGAGGCCGGGTGCGCTGGCTCTTTGGCGATGGCGCGAACGCCGGCCCCGGAGGTCACTGGTCGATCGGCGCCTTCCCCGCCAGCGATACTCCCTCGCTCCTCACCGGCACCTGGCACCACCTGACCTTGGTGCGCCGCTTCGTACCCATATCGGCGGCGCGGCTGGAGCTCTTTATCGATGGCGTACTGATCGCCAGCGAAGAGAGCTCTCTCCGCACCGACATGACCATCTGGTGGTCCGGCTGGAGTGGATTCCCGAGCGGTCAGGAAGGCTGGTTCTTCGGTGCCGAGAAACAAGCGGCGATCGGAGTGCTGTCGCAGTACGAGGACTTCAAGGGCCTGGTGGACGAGATGCGTTTCTGGACCCGCGCCAAGACCGCCGCGGAAGTCGCCGGCACCTGGAGCTCCGCGGTGGACGGCACGGAACCCGGATTGGTCGGCTGGTTTCCCTTCGAAGAGGGCGGCGGCACCACCGCGTGCGACGCCCTCGCGCCGACGCGCTGCCTCTCCCTCCTCCAGCCCCAGCCGGGCATCTGGTCGGCGGAAGGCTTCCCCGTGGGCTTGCTCTTCGCCGACGGGTTCGAAAGCGGAGAGCTTGGATCGTAG
- a CDS encoding RNA polymerase sigma factor, with product MKTSKQEALWILRAQSGDLEALDSLLEGVQGSLFRLIRGIVGDHALSEDVLQDVLVLVCRKLKWLREPRLFHSWAFRIASREAIRCVRRERRWRRQMVEEESLEEVADNTPSPADFAVRIAELPALVESVPPASRAVLLLHYQEEHSLQEVADVLGLPLGTAKSRLAYGLSILRSKKHPKH from the coding sequence GTGAAGACATCGAAACAAGAAGCTCTTTGGATCCTCCGGGCCCAATCCGGAGATCTGGAAGCGCTCGATTCTCTGCTCGAGGGTGTGCAGGGATCGCTGTTTCGCTTGATCCGCGGAATCGTCGGCGACCATGCCCTGTCCGAAGACGTTCTGCAAGACGTTCTCGTTCTGGTCTGCCGCAAACTGAAGTGGTTGAGGGAGCCTCGCCTCTTCCACTCCTGGGCCTTCCGGATCGCCAGCCGCGAGGCCATACGGTGTGTGCGTCGGGAGCGCCGATGGCGTCGTCAGATGGTAGAGGAAGAATCCCTCGAAGAGGTGGCCGACAACACCCCGAGCCCTGCTGACTTCGCGGTACGGATTGCCGAACTTCCAGCGCTTGTCGAGAGCGTTCCACCGGCGAGCCGGGCCGTCCTTCTTTTGCACTATCAGGAAGAACACTCGCTGCAGGAAGTGGCCGACGTACTGGGGCTACCCCTCGGCACCGCCAAATCACGGCTTGCCTACGGATTGTCCATCCTGCGCTCGAAGAAACATCCGAAACATTAA
- a CDS encoding type II toxin-antitoxin system PemK/MazF family toxin translates to MPTTGESLPSRGDVWWVRLDKRRPAVIVQSDRLKDPRVRSFLAVPLTSRLHLEGLPGTVRFDRRCTGLPKPSVANVYDVQKVLRSDLLERAGRLPAAQLSTLDEGLRLVLGL, encoded by the coding sequence GTGCCGACGACTGGTGAATCCCTGCCGTCGCGAGGAGACGTGTGGTGGGTTCGCCTCGACAAACGCCGTCCCGCGGTCATCGTGCAAAGCGACCGGCTCAAAGATCCCCGTGTGCGGAGCTTCCTCGCCGTTCCCTTGACCAGTCGCCTGCACCTTGAGGGCCTGCCCGGAACGGTGCGTTTTGATCGGCGATGCACGGGCCTGCCGAAGCCTTCCGTCGCCAACGTCTACGACGTGCAGAAAGTTCTACGCTCCGACCTACTCGAGCGAGCCGGGAGACTCCCGGCCGCCCAGCTCTCGACGCTCGATGAGGGCCTGAGGTTGGTGCTGGGTCTCTAG
- a CDS encoding redoxin domain-containing protein, with the protein MTISFSFPLRLLLTIFLLSLLVAPLSAEAGDSSSVDEEIKAELAKGYELLQRRRVDDAVRAFRKADKLGEKAHPEAAVALAIGYQRLQAWVESEKTARRAIELAGADAYLRSAAYKVLGLTLLARASGKKENELLAEAEGSFRAALESAGGEDPVLKLNLAETVMRLGRDEEGIALLEEFLAGDPTGPSAARARSLLDNPDRSREALVPDFAMVTLKGEYLTPDDFAGEVILLDFWGTWCPPCRKATPALGRLAKRHHDEPFRLVGVSNDSSREVLEQYVADHDITWTQVWDQGGQIGRDSFLVKTYPTYVVLDHQGRVVYRVSGWGEYLRKELERRVYSAIRKARKAEKAQGSR; encoded by the coding sequence ATGACGATCAGCTTTTCCTTTCCCCTTCGCCTTCTTCTGACCATCTTCTTGCTGTCGCTGTTGGTGGCACCGCTGTCCGCGGAGGCTGGAGATTCTTCCTCCGTGGACGAGGAGATCAAGGCCGAGCTCGCCAAGGGCTATGAGTTGTTGCAGCGGCGGCGGGTCGACGACGCCGTCCGTGCCTTCCGCAAGGCCGACAAACTCGGCGAAAAGGCCCATCCGGAGGCGGCCGTGGCCCTGGCGATCGGCTACCAACGTCTCCAGGCCTGGGTAGAGTCCGAAAAGACGGCCCGTCGCGCCATCGAGCTCGCTGGCGCGGATGCCTACTTGAGGTCCGCCGCCTACAAGGTGCTCGGACTCACCCTCCTGGCCCGAGCTTCCGGCAAGAAGGAAAACGAGCTACTGGCGGAGGCGGAAGGCAGCTTCCGAGCGGCCCTGGAGAGCGCGGGCGGCGAGGATCCGGTACTGAAGCTCAACCTCGCCGAAACGGTGATGCGCCTTGGGCGCGACGAGGAAGGCATCGCTTTGCTCGAAGAGTTCCTGGCCGGGGATCCCACGGGACCGAGCGCGGCCCGCGCCCGCTCCCTGCTCGACAATCCGGACCGATCGCGCGAGGCCCTGGTTCCGGACTTCGCTATGGTGACCCTCAAAGGGGAGTACCTGACCCCGGATGACTTCGCCGGCGAGGTGATCCTGCTCGACTTCTGGGGCACCTGGTGCCCTCCCTGCCGCAAGGCCACTCCCGCCCTTGGCCGGCTCGCCAAGCGGCACCATGATGAGCCGTTCCGGTTGGTCGGCGTCAGCAACGACTCCTCCCGCGAGGTCCTGGAGCAGTACGTGGCGGACCACGACATCACCTGGACCCAAGTCTGGGATCAAGGCGGGCAGATCGGCCGTGATTCCTTCTTGGTGAAGACCTATCCAACCTATGTCGTTCTCGACCACCAAGGGCGCGTGGTGTACCGAGTGAGCGGCTGGGGTGAATACCTCCGCAAGGAACTCGAACGGCGCGTCTACTCCGCGATTCGGAAGGCTCGCAAGGCAGAGAAAGCGCAGGGTTCTCGCTGA